AGTACCTGGGAGAAGCCCAGCTGGCGAAAATGGACCTGGTACGATTTACGGAGTCTGATGCCAAATTCATCCGTGATTCACAACTTTTTAACGGTATGGTCAACGCCGCCATTGAAGGCAAGTCGAATGATGTCGAACGCGTGACGGCTGCTTTCTATTACTGCATGAGTAATGTGTCTCTCATTACAAACAAACAAAATGTGCTCCCGTTGTCTCCCTATGAAATCTGCATTCTGGGTGCCGCTTCTGCAGAACAACGCGCCTGGATTTATATCGACATGCTCAGGCAACTGCGACTGGACGCTGTTCTGTTAAAGCCTGCCAAAGAGTCTCCTTATAAATTACTCGTAGGCGTCCTGCTGGACGAAAACATTTACCTGTTTGATCCCGTACTGGGTCTGCCGATTCCAGCGAAAGATCAACCTGCCGATGCGGTCCTGATTCCGAACCCGGCAACCCTGGCCGATGTATTGAAATCTCCCGCTATTCTGAAAGACTTTTATGGAGAAGAGGCGGCGAACCGCTTTTCAGCCGAAGAACTGAAAGCCCCCCAGGTTCTCATCATAGGACGCAGCTGTGAATGGTCGACCCGCATGCGGCGTCTGGAAGATTCGCTGTCGCGCAAGCAGACCTTCGTCCTGTTCCGCAATCTGGAAGAATTAAAAGGTGATCCCGGTTTTATCTCGCATCTACAGACAATCGGAAAAGGGATTCTGAAAGACGCGGAAATCAAAGTTTCGGAATATCCCGATAACGAGATCAATGCCAGCGAAGCCGTCACTGGTGATCTGGAGAAACGGATTGCTTCGGTCAAATTACCATTTAACGCTCCGGTACCTTATGATGTGAAATTGAGAAAAGAGACCAAAGACGGTTTTGTCGTGCCCTGGGGTGCCCCCACAAAGAAATTACTGAAAACGAGAACCGTTCAGTTGCTGGGAGACCAGAAATCCGCGATCGAAAGTTATGTCACGACGCGACTTGAATCTGGTTTTCCTTCCGACCTGATTGTCCCCCAGAAAACGCGATTGATGCACGGAATGGCAGCCCACGAGGCTACTTATTTTCTAGGATTAGGTCAATATCTGCTGGGGGAAGACGCTGCCGCCAGTCAGGCGTTTAATGATTATTTTCGACTCTATCCCGGTGTCAATCCCGAGCGCACAATCGCAGCGATTTATCTGATGGCATTCAGTGATGCAAAATCGGGGAAACTTTCCAGCGCGATTTTAACCGTCGGTGAAAATAAGCCTCCCGCAGCACTCAAACCGGCGTTCCGCTACCTGGAAAAACGGTGGCGTGCGATTCGCGACAATGCGTCGAAATAATAAACTCTTAATGCGACACTCCTCCAATTGAAATCTGAGTCATGCTTGCCTTCCTCCGTCGTCGCTGGTTTTTAGTCTGTATTACCATTGTGATTACGATCGGCGTCTATGCAGGCCATGAAGGATCTCAGGAAACACTTTCACAGGTCAAGCAGTTCATCCGACCTTCTTGGTTGACGGCGATTGTCCTGTTTCTGATGTCGCTGAGCCTGAACTCCGAACACCTGCTGACTTCGATTAAAAAACCAGGGCCACTGATCCTGTCTCTGGCAACGAATGTGGTTCTACTGCCCCTCATTGCCTGGGCGTTATTGCCACTTCAACTGTCGGCTGATTTTGGTATTGGGCTGATTATCATGGCCTGTGTGCCCTGCACCTTGTGTGGTGCATCGGTCTGGACCCGTCGCGGAGGAGGTAATGATGGCGTCTCCCTGATGGTCACCATGATCACCAACGGTGCCTGCTTTATTACGGTTCCGTTCTGGATCCTGCTGATTACGTCGCGGGAAGTGGAATTTGATCGGATCGCCATGATTACCAAACTCTTCTATGCGGCGATGCTGCCTGTCGTCTTCGGACAGATTCTCCGGATGAACCAGCGGATCAAAGCGTTTGCGGACGGGATTACCTCCCGACTGGGAACCGTGGCGCTGGTCTTTGTGCTGTTTATGGTTCTGCTGGCAGCAGTGCAGACCGGATATGGTATCCAGACCTCCGAATTAGGCATCTCGCTGGCAGCGGTTGCCGTGGTGTGGATCAGTTGTATCGTGGTGCATGTCAGCGGATTCGCCGCCAATCTGCTGTTGGGAAAAACCTTGGGTTTTGCCCCTCGCGATCGGATTGCCAGCGCAATTGCCGGCAGTCAGAAGACATTGCCGATCGCCGTCTTCGTCGCCACCGATGCCTCGATGTTTGGAAATGCGGGGATTCCGTCCGCCGTCTTTCCGCTGCTGATGTTTCACACGTCGCAGTTCTTTATCGATACGATCCTGGCTGATCGACATCGCGAGAAATATTTTGAAGCTGAACTGTCACAATCTGAAATTGAGGCGGAACCGAGCCTGACGGCCTGCGAACAGTAGCCAGCCTCCTCATTTGTTCTGGTAAATG
The sequence above is a segment of the Gimesia algae genome. Coding sequences within it:
- a CDS encoding bile acid:sodium symporter family protein; the protein is MLAFLRRRWFLVCITIVITIGVYAGHEGSQETLSQVKQFIRPSWLTAIVLFLMSLSLNSEHLLTSIKKPGPLILSLATNVVLLPLIAWALLPLQLSADFGIGLIIMACVPCTLCGASVWTRRGGGNDGVSLMVTMITNGACFITVPFWILLITSREVEFDRIAMITKLFYAAMLPVVFGQILRMNQRIKAFADGITSRLGTVALVFVLFMVLLAAVQTGYGIQTSELGISLAAVAVVWISCIVVHVSGFAANLLLGKTLGFAPRDRIASAIAGSQKTLPIAVFVATDASMFGNAGIPSAVFPLLMFHTSQFFIDTILADRHREKYFEAELSQSEIEAEPSLTACEQ
- a CDS encoding tetratricopeptide repeat protein, coding for MTFSNLTRCISASRLGLITGVCCFALFISIPGCKEKTSTAPPAKNAKSQTTASKSSSTSQNGSECDTYIDNTMSMLEPERLGISSFVVRAVGLLNQWASKCGNFDADKPALTDSQKPFFKKYLGEAQLAKMDLVRFTESDAKFIRDSQLFNGMVNAAIEGKSNDVERVTAAFYYCMSNVSLITNKQNVLPLSPYEICILGAASAEQRAWIYIDMLRQLRLDAVLLKPAKESPYKLLVGVLLDENIYLFDPVLGLPIPAKDQPADAVLIPNPATLADVLKSPAILKDFYGEEAANRFSAEELKAPQVLIIGRSCEWSTRMRRLEDSLSRKQTFVLFRNLEELKGDPGFISHLQTIGKGILKDAEIKVSEYPDNEINASEAVTGDLEKRIASVKLPFNAPVPYDVKLRKETKDGFVVPWGAPTKKLLKTRTVQLLGDQKSAIESYVTTRLESGFPSDLIVPQKTRLMHGMAAHEATYFLGLGQYLLGEDAAASQAFNDYFRLYPGVNPERTIAAIYLMAFSDAKSGKLSSAILTVGENKPPAALKPAFRYLEKRWRAIRDNASK